In a genomic window of Mucilaginibacter sp. KACC 22063:
- a CDS encoding nitroreductase family protein codes for MDNQDFISIASVIKKRRTVKPAMLNGNKIPNGHIAAILELADWAPTHGLTEPWRFVVYENPADFCKEHAELYKQFTPAENFVETTYNNLTHMGDKASHIIIPIMKRGDLPKIPVFEEIIAASCAIQNLLLGATGLNIYTYWGTGGMTLKPAMKDFLKLGDEDHVLGILYLGYADEIPEGRRKTPLEEKISWR; via the coding sequence AGAAACGCCGCACCGTTAAACCAGCAATGTTGAACGGTAACAAAATACCAAACGGGCATATTGCTGCCATTTTAGAACTGGCTGATTGGGCGCCTACACATGGTTTAACAGAGCCCTGGCGCTTTGTAGTGTATGAAAACCCTGCAGACTTTTGTAAGGAACATGCCGAATTGTACAAGCAGTTTACCCCGGCAGAAAACTTTGTTGAAACTACGTACAACAACCTTACCCACATGGGTGATAAGGCTTCGCATATTATCATTCCGATCATGAAACGTGGTGATCTGCCTAAGATCCCTGTTTTTGAAGAGATTATCGCTGCTTCTTGTGCTATACAAAACCTGCTTTTAGGTGCAACTGGTTTAAATATTTATACTTACTGGGGTACCGGCGGCATGACTTTGAAACCAGCCATGAAAGATTTCCTTAAATTAGGTGATGAAGACCATGTGCTGGGTATCCTGTACTTAGGATATGCAGACGAAATTCCGGAAGGAAGAAGAAAAACCCCGCTCGAAGAAAAAATTAGCTGGAGATAA
- a CDS encoding murein L,D-transpeptidase catalytic domain family protein → MKKVFWLITSVLLMLAVVTTSFSISNFSKKNTLNSGSETAANSTLNRFGQFVTNIYQSAGLQAAGLDESVFQKALTGYYNLKLAHKLPENSNTLTVVDFSKPSHTKRMWIIDLASKSLLLNTWVAHGQGSGDDMANQFSNNNESHQSSLGFYVTDDIYFGKHGRSLRLDGMDAGFNDKARQRSIVVHAADYVCQNTINQLGRIGRSFGCPAVSPEVIDQVITNLKGKTLLFINGSDSHYTSKYLNENLAASLALPDSAINNAQTLRAAAL, encoded by the coding sequence ATGAAAAAAGTATTTTGGTTGATTACAAGCGTTTTATTAATGCTTGCCGTTGTAACTACAAGCTTTTCGATTTCTAATTTTTCTAAAAAGAATACTCTAAATTCAGGTAGCGAAACAGCTGCTAACTCTACTTTAAACCGTTTTGGCCAGTTTGTTACTAATATCTACCAGTCTGCCGGTTTACAGGCTGCAGGCCTTGACGAAAGCGTGTTTCAAAAAGCACTTACCGGCTATTACAATCTTAAATTAGCTCATAAATTGCCTGAGAACAGCAATACGCTAACTGTAGTTGACTTTAGTAAACCAAGCCACACCAAACGTATGTGGATCATTGACCTTGCTTCTAAAAGCTTATTGCTTAATACATGGGTTGCCCACGGGCAAGGCAGTGGTGATGACATGGCAAACCAGTTTTCTAATAATAATGAATCGCATCAAAGCAGTTTAGGCTTTTATGTAACTGATGATATTTACTTTGGTAAACATGGCCGTTCTTTGAGGCTTGATGGTATGGATGCTGGTTTTAATGATAAGGCCCGTCAGCGTTCAATTGTGGTTCACGCAGCTGATTACGTTTGTCAGAACACCATTAACCAATTAGGCCGCATCGGTCGTAGTTTTGGCTGCCCTGCTGTATCGCCTGAGGTAATTGACCAGGTAATTACCAATTTAAAAGGCAAAACATTGCTTTTCATTAATGGCAGCGACAGCCATTATACTTCAAAATATTTAAATGAAAACCTGGCTGCTTCATTAGCATTACCGGATAGTGCCATTAACAACGCACAAACGTTAAGAGCAGCTGCATTATAA
- a CDS encoding L,D-transpeptidase family protein yields the protein MRNYKRNTYGLLILFSAFLLTLGACKKKARSDMGKQMYDVTKNKIFKNITPDDFDPVFQKVLTDEKAKMNNPQVIADFYQEHDNDPVFVMDHLKNGDLKALGAYLSRSGEHGLDPKIFNAEAYNSLLNKFYDKKAIKTTDEAYQDMARLEVMTANAYLNYANALQYGLISPRRIYARYYTKTIRPDSSTMKRVLKVGNIKTFLDSIQPKNPQYLALQKALAQGVQAPGMSKEETQRELIVNLERLRWKNKPSETKYVIVNIPDYRLDVMDNGNSVINMKVCVGEGRNKDNQNNLTEYDESDKVDRPFSRETPQLNSMIYEAQVNPIWNIPQSIVSKEIVKHAEDDPYYLANNNIEVYRGDKKIEDTEGIDWSNENLSNYSFKQKPGDDNSLGKIKFLFPNKSSVYLHDTPAKAAFNQTMRAVSHGCVRLEKPVDFAHAIFGDGPKFSMIQKLTSEDAPNPTDIALNKKVPVYITYVTCWADQNGALQFRPDVYGLDIVLYGHLQKYATA from the coding sequence ATGAGGAACTACAAAAGAAATACGTATGGCTTACTGATACTGTTTTCTGCTTTTTTATTAACACTTGGTGCCTGTAAAAAAAAGGCCCGGTCTGATATGGGCAAGCAAATGTATGACGTAACCAAGAATAAGATATTTAAAAATATTACCCCCGATGATTTTGACCCGGTTTTTCAAAAAGTACTTACCGATGAAAAAGCAAAGATGAATAATCCGCAGGTAATTGCAGACTTTTACCAGGAGCATGACAATGATCCCGTATTTGTAATGGATCACCTTAAAAACGGCGATCTGAAGGCGCTTGGCGCTTACCTTTCGCGTTCAGGCGAACATGGTCTTGATCCTAAGATTTTTAATGCTGAAGCTTATAACAGCTTGTTAAATAAGTTTTACGATAAAAAAGCAATTAAAACTACCGATGAAGCATACCAGGATATGGCCCGTTTAGAGGTGATGACCGCCAATGCCTACTTAAACTATGCAAACGCCCTGCAATATGGCCTCATCAGTCCGCGCCGTATTTATGCACGTTACTATACAAAAACCATTCGCCCCGATAGCAGTACTATGAAAAGGGTACTAAAGGTAGGTAACATTAAAACATTTTTAGATAGCATACAACCTAAAAATCCCCAATACCTGGCCCTTCAAAAGGCTTTGGCACAAGGTGTACAAGCACCGGGTATGAGCAAGGAAGAAACCCAACGCGAACTGATTGTTAACCTGGAACGCTTACGCTGGAAAAATAAGCCATCAGAAACCAAATATGTGATTGTTAACATTCCAGATTATCGTTTAGATGTAATGGACAATGGCAACTCTGTTATTAACATGAAGGTATGTGTAGGCGAAGGCCGTAACAAGGACAACCAGAACAACCTTACCGAATATGACGAAAGCGATAAAGTGGATCGCCCTTTTTCCCGCGAAACACCGCAATTAAATAGCATGATCTATGAGGCGCAGGTTAATCCGATCTGGAACATACCGCAAAGCATAGTAAGCAAAGAGATAGTTAAACATGCCGAAGATGACCCTTACTATTTAGCTAATAATAATATAGAAGTATACCGTGGCGATAAGAAAATAGAAGATACGGAGGGGATTGACTGGTCGAATGAAAATCTTTCAAACTACAGCTTTAAACAAAAGCCGGGAGATGATAATTCATTAGGTAAAATAAAGTTCCTATTCCCTAATAAAAGCAGCGTTTACCTGCATGATACTCCTGCAAAGGCCGCGTTTAACCAAACTATGCGTGCCGTTAGTCATGGCTGTGTGCGTCTGGAAAAACCTGTTGATTTTGCCCATGCTATATTTGGCGACGGACCTAAGTTTAGCATGATCCAGAAGCTTACTTCTGAAGATGCTCCCAATCCTACAGACATAGCTTTAAATAAAAAGGTACCTGTATATATCACTTATGTTACCTGCTGGGCAGATCAGAATGGTGCTTTGCAGTTCAGGCCTGATGTATACGGCTTAGACATTGTACTATACGGACATTTACAGAAATATGCAACTGCTTAA
- a CDS encoding DinB family protein, producing the protein MTDKNLPEVWMRGPIDAVPDLVQPVAHALLQASEEIEKMMDNFPDKMLWVKVAGMASPGFHLQHMKGVLDRLFTYAEGKPLTEEQLAFLSNEGKYTEHLNAADLVTALKDQINISLERLKQVDEAKLKAYRGVGRRQLPSTVIGLLVHAAEHTMRHIGQLLVTVNVLRNWNITID; encoded by the coding sequence ATGACTGATAAAAATTTACCAGAAGTTTGGATGCGTGGACCGATTGATGCTGTACCTGATTTGGTACAACCTGTAGCACACGCCTTGTTACAAGCCAGTGAAGAAATTGAAAAAATGATGGATAATTTTCCGGATAAAATGCTTTGGGTAAAAGTAGCAGGCATGGCTTCGCCGGGTTTTCATTTACAACACATGAAGGGTGTTTTAGACAGGCTTTTTACTTATGCCGAAGGTAAGCCCTTAACAGAGGAGCAGCTCGCTTTTTTAAGTAATGAAGGGAAGTACACCGAACACCTTAATGCCGCTGATTTGGTTACTGCTTTAAAAGATCAGATCAACATATCACTTGAAAGATTAAAGCAGGTTGACGAGGCTAAGCTGAAAGCATACAGAGGCGTTGGACGCAGACAGTTGCCATCAACCGTAATTGGTTTGCTGGTGCATGCTGCCGAACATACCATGCGCCACATTGGGCAGTTGCTGGTAACTGTAAATGTATTAAGAAACTGGAATATCACAATTGATTAA